A part of Osmerus mordax isolate fOsmMor3 chromosome 10, fOsmMor3.pri, whole genome shotgun sequence genomic DNA contains:
- the LOC136950566 gene encoding intelectin-like: MKSFNTLLRLVIPLLLTQQVSCAVMSQPKSHNEIQPDGEISESPVLRRTDFTHLEKLRNRTHYVARSCKEIKERYAEEEDGLYYLTTTSGTVYQTFCDMTTAGGGWTLVLSVHENNMYGKCTVGDRWSSQQGSNPNLPEGDGNWANTATFGTAEGATSDDFKNPGYYDIAAEDVAVWHVPNRSPLAHWNLASILRYHTERRFLTLYGGNLYELFKHYPVRYNVGSCSDRGPSIPVVYDYGSRQSTSEFYGPVSRTQFEAGFITFRAINNERAASAICSGVKPNECHTEHYCIGGGGHFPESAPLQCGDFASFDGSGYGTNLLYSASKEITEAAVLLFYR, encoded by the coding sequence ATGAAGAGCTTCAACACTCTCCTGCGGCTGGTCATTCCTCTGCTGCTGACCCAGCAGGTGTCCTGTGCCGTGATGTCCCAGCCCAAATCACACAACGAAATACAACCGGACGGCGAAATCTCAGAGAGTCCAGTCCTGAGAAGGACAGACTTTACTCATTTGGAGAAGTTGAGAAACAGAACCCACTATGTTGCCAGAAGCTGTAAGGAGATCAAGGAGAGGTatgcagaggaagaggacggCCTGTACTACCTGACCACCACCAGTGGGACCGTGTACCAAACGTTCTGTGACATGACCACCGCGGGAGGAGGCTGGACGCTGGTGTTGAGCGTGCACGAGAACAACATGTACGGAAAGTGCACGGTGGGCGACCGGTGGTCCAGCCAACAGGGCAGCAACCCCAACCTGCCGGAGGGGGATGGAAACTGGGCCAACACCGCCACCTTCGGGACAGCCGAGGGCGCCACCTCCGATGACTTTAAGAACCCTGGTTATTACGACATAGCGGCTGAAGATGTAGCAGTGTGGCACGTCCCCAACAGGTCACCCCTGGCCCACTGGAACCTGGCCTCCATCCTGCGCTACCACACGGAGAGACGCTTCCTCACCTTGTATGGGGGGAACCTGTATGAGCTCTTTAAGCACTACCCTGTACGGTACAATGTTGGGTCATGCAGTGACAGAGGACCCTCCATACCAGTAGTGTACGACTACGGAAGCAGGCAATCGACCAGTGAATTCTATGGTCCTGTCTCAAGGACTCAGTTTGAGGCAGGATTTATCACTTTCAGAGCCATAAATAACGAAAGGGCAGCCTCCGCTATCTGCTCTGGGGTCAAGCCAAACGAATGTCATACTGAGCACTACtgtataggaggaggaggacatttCCCTGAAAGTGCCCCACTTCAGTGTGGTGACTTTGCTTCCTTTGACGGGAGTGGCTATGGAACAAATTTGCTCTATAGTGCCTCAAAGGAGATCACAGAGGCAGCTGTGCTGTTATTCTACCGATGA